The Pocillopora verrucosa isolate sample1 chromosome 14, ASM3666991v2, whole genome shotgun sequence genome has a segment encoding these proteins:
- the LOC131785790 gene encoding mitotic spindle assembly checkpoint protein MAD2B has translation MQQGEGEEQNFDLLTVSGGVLCEFLEVAFHLILYVREVYPAVVFERRKKYNVPVQMCCHPDLNQYILDVLHTMKPLLEEGKVQRVALVISDKKFIPVERFVFEVGNPEGVSTTESPDNFLLSTERALRGFLLKINSCDALLEPIPKGCTFSILVYTKESSFLKLQEGLNLQEFPWVEADERTKMKESVIIPLKSTSTGILKMQLFVEECAERTRNGRDKVEDV, from the exons ATGCAACAAGGGGAAGGAGAAGAGCAGAATTTTGACCTGTTAACTG TTTCAGGTGGTGTTTTGTGTGAGTTCTTAGAAGTAGCATTTCACCTCATCTTATATGTGAGGGAAGTCTATCCTGCTGTGGTatttgagagaagaaaaaagtatAATGTTCCTGTACAG ATGTGTTGTCACCCAGATTTGAACCAGTATATCTTAGACGTGCTTCACACCATGAAGCCCTTATTGGAGGAG GGCAAAGTTCAGAGGGTTGCCTTGGTTATTTCAGACAAA AAGTTCATTCCTGTTGAACGATTTGTTTTTGAGGTTGGTAATCCAGAAGGAGTCAGCACAACAGAAAG ccCGGACAATTTCTTACTCTCCACGGAGAGAGCTCTCAGAGGTTTTCTCCTCAAGATCAATTCATGTGATGCACTGTTAGAGCCAATCCCGAAAG GATGTACATTTTCCATTCTTGTATACACCAAAGAATCGTCTTTCTTAAAACTGCAGGAGGGTCTCAATCTTCAG GAGTTTCCTTGGGTTGAGGCAGATGAACGAACGAAAATGAAGGAATCGGTCATTATACCTCTTAAATCAACTTCCACTGGAATCCTAAAG ATGCAGCTTTTTGTCGAGGAATGTGCTGAGAGGACCAGGAATGGTAGAGACAAGGTTGAAGACGTTTGA
- the LOC131785784 gene encoding melanopsin-A-like: MYAINTWDTIFLVIEFVVCLLGIVFNGLVILTICRSIHHLSSPSYLILSIAISDFISCSVAVPFSIARHFREGWPFGMAGCKAHAFMIFLFALVSITHLANISAGKYLNITRSLYKNSYFSKRQILLVILASWIFSLGFSIAPLLGWSRYGLEGTNATCSIKWESTRGGDKAYFGIVFIACYVFPIAVITFSYYKIHKVSRGIVRTSSQIGCIGLTMTQALLRKHRKSAMYYLAIIIAFMVSWSPYAVVSFLAVIGRKVHPIAASTCSVFAKISFILNPILYAIFSRKFRRRMVRVVPMTRPNREVRPTTCVQNSATLAL, translated from the coding sequence ATGTATGCGATAAACACTTGGGATACCATTTTCTTGGTCATCGAGTTTGTGGTGTGCCTTTTAGGAATCGTCTTCAATGGTTTGGTAATTCTTACAATTTGTAGGAGCATCCATCATCTTTCCTCACCGAGCTATCTCATTCTAAGCATCGCAATCAGTGATTTTATTTCCTGTTCAGTGGCTGTTCCATTTTCGATCGCAAGACACTTTAGAGAGGGATGGCCATTTGGCATGGCTGGATGCAAAGCTCATGCTTTTATGATCTTCCTTTTCGCTCTCGTCTCTATTACTCACTTGGCTAATATTTCTGCCGGAAAGTATTTGAACATTACACGGTCTCTTTACAAGAACTCGTACTTTAGCAAGAGACAAATTCTACTGGTAATCTTGGCCTCTTGGATTTTCTCGCTTGGTTTTAGCATTGCGCCTCTGTTGGGATGGTCGCGATATGGCTTAGAGGGAACTAATGCTACCTGCTCTATAAAGTGGGAATCTACTCGAGGAGGAGATAAGGCATATTTTGGAATTGTTTTTATAGCATGCTACGTATTTCCAATCGCAGTGATCACATTTTCTTATTACAAGATCCACAAGGTTTCCAGAGGGATCGTTCGCACTTCATCCCAGATTGGTTGCATTGGATTGACGATGACACAAGCTTTGCTGAGGAAACACCGCAAATCAGCCATGTACTATTTGGCTATCATAATTGCTTTCATGGTTTCATGGTCCCCCTACGCTGTTGTGTCTTTCCTCGCAGTGATAGGGAGAAAAGTGCACCCAATTGCAGCCAGCACATGTAGTGTGTTTGCAAAGATCTCATTTATCCTGAATCCAATTCTGTATGCTATTTTTTCCCGCAAGTTTCGACGACGGATGGTTCGCGTTGTTCCCATGACCAGGCCAAATCGAGAGGTGAGACCAACTACTTGTGTTCAAAACTCAGCAACATTGGCTTTGTGA